A stretch of the Diorhabda sublineata isolate icDioSubl1.1 chromosome 11, icDioSubl1.1, whole genome shotgun sequence genome encodes the following:
- the LOC130450500 gene encoding esterase FE4-like encodes MQFPVVTVVEGQLRGCQKTNLLGDKFYSFLGIPFGKPPVGDLRFKAPVPIEPWNTIKEATVDGDACYQRNDLTNIVEGSENCLHLNVYTKNLPEESKELKPVMVWFYGGAFVRGSNSSKLYGPEFLMTEDIVLVAVNYRVGFLGFLQTNDVSLDVFGNAGLKDQQLGLKWVQRNIRNFNGDPQNVTIFGESAGSASVHYHVLSPTSKGLFHKAILQSGCILNPWSSANNYTLEFAKSIKEDIKTEREALELLRNLSVEDLFEAQNKFRSPIRVIAPCIEKPNPTSILTSPPAEVLSSSQYNRVPIMMGFCDREGLLFEFYRKIASATGKNEFELKKPDKSMLLPPGLNGEDPQIKSILHSLEDIYSREPISKDVYALHTDYNFVAGIIAAAKIHAKTSDNPVYCYRVSLDAGLNLLKHIGKVTEPGTCHGDELGYIFDIHIAAGVLKRGDIEEKAIKNFVKLWTNFAKTGNPTPQGNDLNIIWKPVSGNELNLLDIGTELRPLTESEPEQMKLWKQLFKLNPLFTDLL; translated from the exons GCTCCAGTACCAATCGAACCATGGAATACCATAAAAGAAGCAACCGTAGATGGTGATGCTTGTTATCAAAGAAATGATTTGACGAATATAGTTGAGGGATCAGAAAATTGTTTACATCTCAATGTATATACGAAGAAT ttGCCTGAAGAGTCCAAGGAACTAAAGCCTGTAATGGTCTGGTTCTACGGCGGAGCATTTGTTCGAGGTTCCAATAGTTCAAAGTTATATGGCCCCGAATTCCTAATGACCGAAGACATCGTTTTAGTAGCTGTCAATTACCGTGTTGGATTTTTGGGCTTTTTGCAAACAAACGATGTATCCTTAGATGTTTTTGGTAACGCAGGATTAAAAGATCAACAACTAGGTCTTAAATGGGTTCAAAGGAATATCAGGAACTTCAATGGAGATCCACAGAACGTAACCATTTTCGGAGAAAGTGCTGGAAGTGCAAGCGTTCACTATCATGTTTTAAGTCCGACATCTAAAGGGTTATTCCACAAAGCTATTCTACAAAGTGGGTGTATACTGAATCCCTGGTCTTCTGCTAATAATTATACATTAGAATTTGCCAAATCTATAAAAGAAGATATCAAAACAGAAAGAGAAGCTTTAGAACTTTTGAGAAATTTATCGGTAGAGGATCTGTTTGAAGCCCAGAACAAGTTTCGCAGT cCGATAAGAGTGATAGCGCCATGTATTGAGAAGCCTAATCCAACTTCTATCCTCACATCTCCGCCAGCAGAAGTTCTATCTTCCAGTCAATATAATAGAGTACCAATCATGATGGGATTTTGTGACAGAGAAGGTCTATTGTTCGAATTCTATAGAAAAATTGCATCAGCTACTggaaaaaatgagtttgaattgaaaaaaccaGATAAatctatgctgcttccaccTGGTTTGAACGGTGAAGATCCCCAAATCAAAAGTATATTACATTCTTTGGAAGATATATATTCACGAGAACCTATTTCCAAGGATGTATACGCG tTGCACACAGATTATAACTTTGTAGCAGGCATAATTGCAGCAGCTAAGATTCATGCCAAAACGTCAGATAATCCTGTTTATTGCTACAGAGTCTCACTGGACGCGGGGTTGAATCTACTGAAGCATATCGGCAAGGTAACTGAACCAG GTACTTGCCACGGGGATGAGTTGGGCTACATATTCGATATACACATAGCAGCTGGTGTCCTGAAAAGAGGCGATATCGAGGAAAAAGCAATCAAGAATTTCGTGAAGTTATGGACAAATTTCGCGAAAACTGGTAACCCCACACCGCAAGGAAATGATTTGAATATAATATGGAAACCAGTTAGTGGAAACGAACTAAATTTATTAGACATCGGAACCGAATTAAGACCATTAACAGAATCAGAACCTGAACAAATGAAATTAtggaaacaattatttaaattgaatccTCTTTTTACCGATTTGTTGTAA
- the LOC130450501 gene encoding juvenile hormone esterase-like, translating into MESPVVTIAEGKLRGNQRTNLDGEAFYAFLGIPYGKPPVGNLRFKAPEPAEQWTGIRDATKQGSCSIHCSEITRKVDGAEDCLNLNVFSKQLPSEDSSLKPVMIWIHGGGFIIGSNNVQHYGPEHLMLEDIVLVTINYRLGFLGFLKVDDPSLEIPNNAGICDQRLAMQWVQKNIKYFNGDPNNVTIFGESAGGMSVHFHVLSQASKGLFHKAIMQSGCLFTKLESQSVVVKMAQLINKNAKTEREALEVLRKVPEEKFFELQTKFLEKFPRNKPFLVWEESSSTQTIPVEQKILSEQYNKVPLLAGFTNNEGILEDILYTTNVIGSGWEYFFEFSRSVGLKEDHPKRQIILDKLSKFYSQGKYASEKYMWTTDSLFIIPTVITSKLHAKTSSEPVYLYNMSLDAGLNFWKKLFDKNHYSGASHCDELGYLFNTAFAAHKLHKGQLEISAIRRFVKLWTNFAKYGNPTPTGNDLNITWKPVDKNEVHYLDIGEELVPCTNPIPDRFKVWSEVLELINASS; encoded by the exons ATGGAGTCTCCTGTTGTAACTATAGCCGAAGGTAAACTACGAGGAAATCAAAGAACAAATTTGGATGGAGAAGCGTTCTATGCGTTCCTAGGCATACCTTATGGGAAACCTCCTGTAGGAAACCTCAGATTTAag GCACCCGAACCAGCTGAACAATGGACTGGAATAAGAGATGCTACTAAACAAGGTTCCTGCAGTATTCACTGTAGCGAAATAACAAGAAAAGTTGATGGTGCTGAGGATTGTTTGAACCTTAAtgtcttttcaaaacaa CTGCCTTCAGAAGATTCCTCGTTGAAGCCAGTTATGATATGGATTCATGGAGGCGGTTTCATTATAGGATCGAATAATGTCCAGCATTATGGTCCAGAACATTTGATGCTCGAAGACATAGTCCTCGTAACAATAAATTATCGATTGGGATTTCTAGGTTTTCTTAAGGTAGACGATCCTTCATTAGAAATACCAAATAATGCAGGAATATGCGACCAAAGATTGGCCATGCAATGGGttcaaaagaatataaaatactttaaTGGAGATCCTAATaatgtaacaatttttgggGAAAGTGCAGGGGGTATGAGTGTACACTTCCATGTTCTATCGCAAGCATCAAAGGGACTTTTTCACAAAGCAATTATGCAGAGCGGTTGTCTGTTCACTAAATTAGAATCACAGAGTGTTGTAGTAAAAATGGCGCAACTGATTAATAAAAATGCGAAGACGGAACGTGAAGCGTTGGAGGTTCTGAGAAAAGTGCCAGAggaaaaatttttcgaattgcAAACAAAGTTTTTGGAG aaatttcctAGAAATAAACCTTTTCTCGTTTGGGAGGAATCAAGCTCTACGCAAACTATACCAgtggaacaaaaaatattgtccgAACAATATAATAAAGTTCCTTTGCTAGCAGGATTCACAAATAATGAAGGAATACttgaagatattttatatacaactaATGTTATCGGTTCTGGCTGGGAATATTTCTTCGAATTCTCACGTTCTGTTGGTTTGAAAGAGGATCATCCAAAAAGGCAAATTATCCTTGATAAATTGAGTAAGTTTTATTCGCAAGGGAAATATGCCAGCGAAAAATATATG tggaCGACCGACTCTTTATTTATAATACCTACCGTAATTACATCCAAGCTACATGCTAAAACATCGTCGGAACCTGTATATCTTTACAACATGTCTTTGGATGCTGGTCTCAATTTCTGGAAAAAGCTATTCGACAAAAATCATTATTCAG GTGCCTCCCATTGTGATGAATTGGGATATTTATTCAACACTGCGTTTGCTGCGCATAAACTACACAAAGGTCAATTAGAAATTTCAGCAATTAGACGCTTTGTTAAACTGTGGACTAATTTTGCCAAATATGGTAACCCTACTCCCACTGGAAATGATTTGAACATCACATGGAAACCGGTTGATAAGAATGAGGTTCATTACTTGGATATTGGAGAGGAGCTTGTACCATGCACTAACCCCATACCCGATAGATTCAAAGTTTGGAGCGAGGTTTTAGAGCTTATTAATGCAAGCtcataa